The DNA region ACCCTGGCCCATTAAAGCCCAATAACTGTAGATTTAAATCACAGAAACTTGTGGAGTGGATTCAGTTCCGGTAACGGGCCGACGCACATCGGACTTGGTCTTCCTACACAGGTTCCTGACTGCAGTAAGCTGGTAAGGCGGCGCATCAGTTGCGAGCCACTGTTCCACTTCGAAGTACTTTTGGATGCATTGCTTATGGACTCCAGTAACAGTAACCTCCACGTAGTTACAATACCATCCATGTCCTTTGCCTGTTCCATCAGAAGTCAAGTTCATCTTACAGACCGGCCCGGTCAAACATGGGCCACGACCACTAAAGATGTCCAAGTTTCCTCTTTCGAAATAGTCGTAATTTTGGCCCATAAGTCCACCCCAGGTCTCAAGGTTCTTGATTTTAATACCGTATCCATCTGCATCGTAAAGAGTCAAACT from Lycium barbarum isolate Lr01 chromosome 10, ASM1917538v2, whole genome shotgun sequence includes:
- the LOC132614317 gene encoding PLAT domain-containing protein 3-like — encoded protein: MGVAAHFNHFWFLVFILFFSISISSISGSDEDCVYTAYIRTGSIIKGGTDSIISLTLYDADGYGIKIKNLETWGGLMGQNYDYFERGNLDIFSGRGPCLTGPVCKMNLTSDGTGKGHGWYCNYVEVTVTGVHKQCIQKYFEVEQWLATDAPPYQLTAVRNLCRKTKSDVRRPVTGTESTPQVSVI